The genomic interval atctatatacctcatgttagccacccgctgtgtttaatatattgtttcttcccttactgagatgtgtctcacccgaatatgattatttatctttttcaggattttctcgagatcgagctttgagaggtcgaggtttttatagcatttttgggaaatagaaaaaagaaaagggtatattcctatgttagttttggggaatgtaaatatttatattttgtgtctTTATATTTAAAGGTTGTCTAGTAATGAATGATTGTCAAAATACTGAAATGATTTGGGAATTaagtatttatggaaatgcaggtgtttgatgatttattatggattatagttagaattagtaaactctggtattatgttatatggagattttatttatgttttccgctacatatgttatggattatgatttatcaggatattatcaggtataacgcatcggactcaggattaagggtttggggcattacagatggtatcagagcagtgtccagtcggaagtgtgattaatttcacatcgtctGGATAtaaaaatgttagagtattaggttagagatgatttataccaaagtataggaaacaAATAGGATtaggatgctagatggataggtcGGGTTAGGTGTTAAGAAGTAGGTacggtgtagggaagtataggattttgtcttatagcttggaggaaGAAATCCCTTggcagacttctgtgattttctgattcagtcgacggtttcagaaaaccacggtaaatccatcgacggtgatgtttcctagtTGTGAGACTAATTCTTATATGGGAATTTGGATGTGTATtagatttaaaatatataattgtgTCGTTGAGACTATAGCGTGGGAtatagtaaatcgtagaattatggaaatgaaagatcgggtaacaaatttcgaggacgaaatttcttaaggaggggagaatgtaaacccaaaaaattaaatgattaaaataattaggaaaaaataataaataaaattaattatttaattaaaattattaatcaacaaattagttaaacattattaattgatgtattaaataaataaataaataaaaagaagtagtatgaaagaaataaaataataataaaaaaatggaatTAGATTAAGTATTAATTAActacttaattatttattatttaaattaattaataaattaattaaacgttatttaattgaattaattatattaagtaaaacatatatatatatatatacatatacacatatatatatatgtttatttaataagatataatattataatatagtaTATTCTCAGCATCCAGATTGAATTTCATAACTTCAATAGAGAGAGGAGCGCCAACACCCCCCCCCCGAGATTTCTCCTGCGCCAGCTTCAGCTccttccgtctccgtctctctctctcaatttctcgacgagtttgcggCACATTGAAAAACGTAAGATGTCGTTAGATTCCTaacttcgccaccgacatttctattggagcagatttgtcgtgggaacggcttaagcattactcctggggaaaggtaactttttcctattttctcaatttctttgtaaatatgcggttaaatcgacaaTCGGGTACCATCACGTGGTCCTAATCACGGTTGTCGTTATGTTGAcataggtaaacttccaattggggttttctaggccccacttcaaagcgagagtgagatttgggaaacttggcaatttgggtatatttgcggatataactatttatttgggaattatgaccctagaaaatatttaaatagtattttatttaggattaatttaatggaattaggaatttaatttcagggtccgggtgagcgccgcaggcgtCTTTTCGGGGTTCcagttggcgtagttcaagaaatcaggtaagaggaaaaatatatataaaatcataatttttatgaatttaatgaaaaataaattgtgttatatgtacgcgTATATATTtgggtatgggtttaaaatgtcaaccatttaaattgtatattttcgagtttaggactgtttattagatatgtatatgtgaaaatgaattgatgaaagtgaaaaaatattttgagggtaattatgtaaggaatgaaaggcaTTTTCGGTacataaacgttaaatgttggttgacttattttacaggcaatgtatgaattttattgctaaactgtgtggcatgagattctgtgcaaacatatgttaaatgtatgagatgcaggctaagtaagtaagacattatgaataaaatgtgatatggacaatgttgcctgtgtatgttaaatgtaaccatgtaaatgtaagacagctgaaagaccgtcatgttagcagatctagctcatttccACGTGGACTAAcagatgacagctaaaaggagccgtgttagcagattctaacgcatttctatgtatactaactgatgatggctaaagaccagctgtagtacaaagaaatgaaatgaaaacgttatgcaataaaatgacaatggaattacaatgcaatgaaatgaaatgtgaaacgtgaatgatacaaatgggaaagagtcacttaaagtgaaatgcaatgcaatgttaagttatgaatatgaatagatgtgtatgattgaataatgatataaagaatgatgtattatgatattggaagtatgtatgtatgtagaacatgttacgattgggtgaggcgtacctttcgtctgagggcttgctaagtaaggcgagtgcactagtagcttcagatgtggcagtagccgcatacgtactagggcagagggaacctacttatatgggcgagtagatttccctatccttagggcctttgtcgataaactattgttgaattgtgtgagtacgaaattaatctaacacttgaggacttactgagtaaggtgagtgctctggtatgttttaattgtgaccttagggttacatAATTATCAGAGCAGTGGGGTGCTACTTGTaagggcgggtaatcacccctatccttgggtaatcttgtgggtaaatctctgcatgtgattgtttaggttcagaaaatggttttaatgttatgataatgatttgcaaatgtatttaaaattatatttatataccttatgttagccacacgctgtatTTAATACATTATTTCTTCCcgtactgagatgtgtctcacttgaatatgaatttttctttttcaggatttcctcgaggtcgagcttagagagctcgaggtttttatagcattattgggaaatagaaaaagaaatgggtatatttctatgttaattttgagatgtatatgatatgttttatgttttgtatttaaATCTTCTAGATATTATTAAAggttgtgaaacatattggtATTATGAATGCTGAATAatgtttggagatatgtatatatttgaatacaggtggatgattaatttattatggttggtagatggATTTAGAAAACTCATGTATTATATAActgggagattatatttatgttttccactgcatatatgttgattatggattatcaaggattttatcaggtgtaacgcgccggacccgggtttaagggtttggggcgttacagtagGAGTGTCAATCCACAGACTTGGGCTTGTAGCAAAGGAGTGTTCGACAATGATCGCTTGCGGGAAAGGCTAGGGGAGCTGATTGACGGATGGTGGCTTGCGGCAGAGTGGGGTTCGTGATTTTCAGTGAGAGGTTGGGGATTCTACGAAACGAAGAAGCAGAATCACCCTTTTCTGGAtaaggtttttagtgacggtttgaaaaatcgtcactaatactctcagATCGCCACTAAAAcatgactattagtgatggtttttgaccatcactaatactaaactattagtgacgaaaattttCGCACTAATAGTCGATAAATTGTTACTAATATTTTCGCGCAATAGTTTGAGCGGCAAACCCACTTTCAGTGGTGAAAGCATTAGTGATGAAGTAAAAACCCTCACTAAAAATGTCGTATTGCTGACGGAAACTTGTTCCGTCACTAAATGCCTTaactattagtggcgaatttaatTTTCGTCACTAATTTTACATTATTAGTGGCAATTTTTtcttcatcactaatactttcattttGAAAAGGACCATTTTTTGTAGTGTGGATAAACTTTTTAGCATTAATAAGATAGTATTCATTCCATAATATGTAGTTGATCAAGACCTTCTTAAAGCCAAGTGGTTGATTATCAAATTTGCATATAATATTTTAGGGAGATGCACAAAGGTTATGCAACATCCATTTATTTATACAGTTGTTTTTATGTGCTTATAACTTATGCACTAAATACTAATAATGTGGGCTTTTTAATTGAATTGTAAGAATtagttttatttgaatttttctttATTCAAACAATTATAACTACATTAAAACCCAACCATATCTAATTTTGTTTCAGATAAGAGAAAGAGGTAATATCATGCACATGAAAGGAGTTACAATCCTATTTATTAATATAACTTAACTCATATGCTTTAGTGATGAAAACCTACTATTACAAAAGTTACGTCTCTTTTTTCTTATGATTTTGTTTTGACTTGCTAGAAAATTCACACTCTAACTTTAGTGATGAAAATATAAATTTGCTACAACAAATTTTCTTACCCGTCCTAAACCATGGgctgaaatttaatttttttcctaagtTGTAGCacgaaaagtaaaaaaaaaaaaaaaaaatcgttgCAAAAGATTTCTACGAGGAATCATAAGTTATCATGAAATTGTCCACACAAAAAATTATACTTTCTTGTAGTATCCTCACATGTGACTATCTTCAATAACGAGACTTTTACGTGACAATGTGGTAGGTAAAGCTTTAATTTTTTAATGATAAATTGtgcttatattttttaaaatgaaaggAAAGTGTTATCTTTGATAATCCACTTTTGTGTTGAGCGATTTACTTTAAATACCATCtataccaaaaaaataaaatacaaaatatagtAAGAAAATAGTGATAAGAAACTAATATGTATTTTTGTACATGTATGTTTATAAATGTGTAAATActttatatataaaatagtaaacTTTTAGAAATTACAATAAGATTAATGCAATTTAAAAAATAGTGTCATAACATCATAATATGGTTTGAATACTTGAATTAGTATTGACTATTAAACTATATATCTGTCTTAAGAACATGATTTAGTTTATCTATATGACATACAAGAACAAAAGAAAACATACTTAATTAATAAATCCTCAACAAATATTTAAAACGTCAATTTTGTTGTGAAAGGGGCGCAGACCTACACTAGGAAAGACAAAAAGTATAGTGGGCAttttattgttgcaagtattacACAATACAAAGAATAAATGAAAAGGAAAGCAAGCACATTATTCAGAAAAATGCAAGAGAGCTAACTATCATTCCAAGAAACATCCGGAAAGCTTTTCATTATTTACCCTTTAAGTAAACATCACTACTGTCCCTAGCTAGAAACGACAATGAAAAACATCATTACTCTGGATGAAGATTCTGTTCACGGGACTACCTAACATGGCAATTGGTCAATCTTGTGATCCAAACGACCTCAAATTTTAAACAAACTAAATTGAAAGTTGAAGCCCCTATGATCCAATAATAGTATTTAGAATCTTTCCCGCTTTGCCCAGTTAAATTCCTGGTTGCCCTCTTCGCATGCCTACATGAACTTTATTTCACATGCACTCatataattttcttgaatttcTAATCATATCAAACGACACACCAGCCCCTATTGCcctctataaatactaaatatcatgGCTTAGGAAGCGCAGCCGCAGATAGTAGCTAGCTAGTGCAGTAAAGATGAGGATGGGTTCCGAGAGATCTTCAGCGTCAGCTGCTCTCTTCCTTGCTCTCAACCTTCTCTTCTTTGCTCTAGCAAGCGGCTGCAACACCTGCATTGGTAATCCTGGGACGACGACCCCAAACCCATCCCAGAACAGTAATCCAACTCCATCCTCCAAACGGAGCTGCCCCAGGGATGCCCTAAAACTTGGGGTATGTGCCAGGTTGCTGGGCGGACCCATTGGGGCAGTGGTGGGAAACCCACCGGACACCCCTTGTTGCTCTCTGCTGCAAGGGCTTGTGGATCTTGAAGCTGCCCTATGCCTCTGCACTGCCATTAAAGCTAACATCCTTGGCATCAACCTCAACATCCCCATCTCACTCAGCCTCCTAATCAACACTTGTGGCAAGAAGCTCCCCTCTGACTTCCAATGTTCTTAAGGCATCTATTTCCTTCTAACAGGTTTGGATCCTTCTCGATCTGCAGGAAGTATAAATGTGATTCCTATGTTTCCTTCTCTGTTGTTTTGTGATCGTTAGTTCTTTTTGTTTGTTGTTTGTTTTCTTTTCAGAGATCTTTTGACCGGACTAATTTTCCGGAATAACGGGCCGTTGTGTTTGTTTGTTGTTCTGTGATTCGCCAGTGTTCAATAATTCTTACAATGGGATTACATATTCTCAATGTTACTAATTGATTCCTAGGTGACTATTGGAAGCTTGTATTACCAAGTCAATGATTCAATGAAGAAAAAATATCAATTGCTTTGAGTTTTGCTCTACAATGTTGAACAGTGATAGCACTTGGCCAATTTTAAATGATCAAGATGCAGTGTCTTTTCTGTTTAAAGCGACCCGTGAGCTCCCTCCTGTCGCTTATTTGATTTTTACCCAACTACTGtttaattccatttttacccgattcatgcatattttatatatacatacgtacatatatatatatatatacatatatatatatatatatataaacacatatgagagagagagagagagagagagagagagagagagagagagagagagagagagagagagaggacataGGAGTACGGGATACTGAAATGGTTTACTGTGACAGCCAGCCAGAAAAGAGAAATATGTGCATGGGAAACGACGTTGAATGACAGGCTAAAATGCGAGAATCGATGAAGCTAATTCATTTTACTGGCAACAGTCCACTGTTTAGGTTTTTTCGGgtttaacttttaaaaatatatatatatatattaaataatatcttaaAGTATTTTTCAGAACGATTTTATCTTAATCTTGCTGCTTGTTCCAACGAGATTTAAATAAATCTTCCTGGGTCAAGTAatgagatttgtcacgtgtcacgCTTAAGATAAACATAAACAAATCTCGCAACCTAGTCTAACGAGATTTACCTTGACACGCATTTAAACCAGATTGGGCTGACATTTAAATCTCGTTACACTAAGTAACGAGATTTGTTGTGCATATGGAAATTGTTTTTTGTTCTGCggatttatttattataattataatgattaattaaataattggaGGGAAgcatcatttattaatttaaattttcacatacaATAAGTTACATTTTGTAAatgttgttttttaaaaaatatattttttaacttaTATAAAACTTAATTTTACtaagaaataatattaaatttaacgttaatttcataatataataacaataGAAAGCCATCAATTGAACTAGATAAGGTCAACTACATAAATCATTTTTCATCAATTTATCTTATCGAAATTTTTTCTATTAAATTAAAAACTATTAAATCCTTTATTGttatctcattctaagttattttaagtctacccacatcccttttaataataaaaataataactaacacACTTTTATTCACAGATGCTTTACTagtaaatattatgatataatcatAGTATAattgttgattatttttattattattcttaatttAAAATGAAGTAGAGGTGCTGATTGCACGCATGTGATGCATCGACCTCAATCGGAGTGTACCAACCTCAAtcaaaatattttgcatgtggtGCGCCAACCTCAATTGAGGTGCTAATTGCACGCATGTGATGCATCAACCTCAACCAAGATGTTTTGCACTTGGTGCACCAACCTCAATCGATCGAGGTGTTCAAGTACATGCAATGCATGTGCTCGAGTAATGTAATGCACATTGTACGTTGACCTCAACCAAGGCATTCCGACTTCAATCAAGGCACTCAAGTACGTGCAATGCACATATGTGTTGACCTCAATCGAAGTCCTCGAGTATGTGTAACACATATGGAACGGTGACCTCAATCGAGGTGCTCCAAGCATGTACGTCCACCATCCAAGGTATACAAAACTTGATCGAGGTGTTCAAGCATGCGAAACACACAAAGTGTATCAACCTTGATCGAGGTGCCTAATCACACGCAATGCACGTCGTGGGTCGACCTCAACTGAGTTGTCGTAAGCACATATAATGGACATGGTGCAGCCAACCTCAATTGAGGTGCCTTGAGTACACATGACGCACATAGTATGATCAACCTCAATCGAAatttaaattcatttaaaaatttatatttgtatataacAAACATTATCTTAAATTAGCTAAAAAATGGATTTAATACAATATTAATTGTTGATATGATTAATTAGaagtataataatatatttaataataatacaagacacaaaaaagatttaattttttgtatttttctatcATGCTTTCTATTCTGATTATGACttggaatttaaattttagttgtAAATTAGCCAACCCTGCCTAAACTCCTTGTTGGCAAATTAACGAACCCTACCTAAACATCTTGGTGTTATCACGCCTAACAATGCACTTATGggttttttgttattactataCCTATTCTTATCAATTCAGTATTTAAGATAGCATAAAATCTCACTTCGGTTGCCTAAAAGACAACCTATGGACTTGTATGTTAATACAAAAGTTAGACAAAGAAAGCTTAGATATACGAAATCTTGTAACGATAAAATTTGCATGACAATGAGCAATTAGGTGCTAACCTTGTCGGTGTCTCTATGTGCTAAATAAGTAGCATACATAATTTGAGGGTTTATTGTTGTAGGATCATACCAAAGTACCCAAAAGCTTGAAGTAAGAAAAAACCTATTTTTATCAACATCAGCAGAAAACAGATTACTGACCTTGTCCAGTTCAAACTTGTTGGATAATAGTCTCTTAATGCCACTTCCATCAAAGGTATTTTCACTGTGCACAACAATCACAGGTTGTTCCTTGAGAAGTTAAGCAACACTTTCTgataactaatatatatatatatatatatatatatatatgcttcttTTCTCATCATTATTTATAAAAGTTGATTGCTCAAACATTCCTTCAGACTATTGTATATATAAGCGAAAAGCCATAAAAGCGAAAAATCGGCAATTCTACCCAGTAAAGTTTTCCAACTAAGCAGTCATATCGTAGATATAAATATAATCTACAGTCCTATTGATTTAGAACCGATgcacaaatccccttacctttttatAGAAAAATGAACCGCAACGACTCGAAAGGGCTATAACCTAGAACATCCAGCCGGTGAAAACATGTATACTTGCTAGACCAAGGGTCAGAGAGGCAATCGGGACCAAAGGGAGAGCTCAGAAAAGCTTTTTGGTGAAAAAGTTTcgaaaccctaggagagagaagagggagattTCAAATTTCCAAGAAAAAAGAGCTCAAACCTATTTATAGGAGAGTAGGCCCAGAGGAAAACCGATGTTAGTTTCCCCTGTATCAACAAACCGTCGCTGGTTTTGTGGTTAACTGGCTTGGTTGACCAAAACCGTGGCTGATTTTCTATTCATAACCTATTCCATGTTGGATGGAATAAGACAAGATTTTGACAACTTAAATTACATTGTCATCTTATTTCACTCTATGCCTAGGAATAGACATCCTATCAATCAAATGTAACCTCATTGAATTGTGTAGAAAAGAAGTGCCTTCTTCCGTTAATTTTGTCGTGTTATTGGGTATAAGCTTTAACAagcattttattaaaaatttttaggGGGTGTTTGGCTTGCGGCATCTTTCAAGATTCCCAGGAATGTGATGCCTGTGGTATCTCATTTACACATTTGTTTGAGTATGGGTATTTGTGTAGTATAAAAGTTCACATTATTAGGGATGAAAggatttgttgaccttatgggtcacgcccggttttgattatgaaaaatactcattgtatctaatgagtgtttgaggttttgtgtatgAACTAAGggtgttaaaataaagatgtgcacaaagtcaagtaaagcccgaaaaccaaagttttatttcatattgtaatatatttaattggtttataatagtaagtaggtacttggtttgtaataatctcacacacatcacatgtatgatttactatgtaagctcaaacaaaccatgaataagaaaggaccttagaaagaccttagggtgtaggtcgaccaacaccggacttttttcggtgtctctattttggatccaagtgaccctaagacacacacatgtacacatatgattgttaagcacttgaatagggcttgtttgttttaaaacgggaccgaaatgcacacatgatgcactttcggtcgaccagccaagccagtacattttggcctggtcgatcgaaacaggtccgggtcaactgttgaccaaggccctggtcgactgagcctttacagttcatttgaccccggtagACCGAACCACCTagca from Malania oleifera isolate guangnan ecotype guangnan chromosome 9, ASM2987363v1, whole genome shotgun sequence carries:
- the LOC131164179 gene encoding 14 kDa proline-rich protein DC2.15-like, which produces MRMGSERSSASAALFLALNLLFFALASGCNTCIGNPGTTTPNPSQNSNPTPSSKRSCPRDALKLGVCARLLGGPIGAVVGNPPDTPCCSLLQGLVDLEAALCLCTAIKANILGINLNIPISLSLLINTCGKKLPSDFQCS